In Juglans regia cultivar Chandler chromosome 13, Walnut 2.0, whole genome shotgun sequence, the following proteins share a genomic window:
- the LOC109003963 gene encoding 21 kDa protein-like: MTTQPPRFLFLSLCLATLLFGLRPIPAVGDTGPVTTANATDFIRNSCGTTLYPDLCYTSLSRYANAIQQNPAQLAKVAIGVSLAKARRIASYVSNVSRHSDYGTDPLTVSVLHDCFTNFGDAVDEMRGSLQQMRQLGAAGAESFRFQMGNVQTWMSAALTDEETCTDGFEDVKDGPVKTDMCGRVAKVKKFTSNALALVNSYVSKGIP; this comes from the coding sequence ATGACAACCCAACCGCCACGGTTTCTGTTCCTCTCCCTCTGCTTAGCAACATTGCTCTTCGGGCTGCGGCCAATTCCAGCCGTCGGTGATACCGGGCCTGTAACCACAGCCAACGCCACGGATTTCATCCGCAACAGCTGCGGAACAACCTTGTACCCGGACCTGTGCTACACCTCGCTGTCCCGCTACGCCAATGCCATACAGCAAAACCCGGCCCAGCTGGCCAAAGTCGCCATAGGCGTGAGCCTCGCCAAGGCCCGGCGCATTGCCTCCTACGTCTCCAACGTCTCCCGCCATTCCGACTACGGCACCGACCCGCTAACGGTTTCCGTCCTCCATGATTGCTTCACAAACTTCGGCGACGCCGTGGACGAGATGCGCGGCTCGCTGCAGCAGATGCGGCAGCTGGGAGCCGCCGGAGCGGAGTCGTTCAGGTTCCAGATGGGCAACGTGCAGACGTGGATGAGCGCGGCGCTGACGGACGAGGAAACTTGCACGGACGGGTTCGAGGACGTCAAGGATGGTCCGGTGAAGACGGACATGTGTGGTCGGGTGGCGAAGGTGAAGAAGTTCACGAGCAACGCGCTTGCTTTGGTGAACAGTTATGTCTCCAAGGGGATCCCTTGA